GACATTGAAGCCGCCGATCAGCGCCATATCTTTCTTGCGATCAACAATGTAGAAATAGCCATCTTCATCCATGCGGGCGATGTCGCCTGTATAGAGCCAGCGCTTGCCATCCTTCTCGCGGAGGGCATTCGACGTTTCTGTCGGCATACGGTGATAGCCCGTCATTAAATTTGGACCATACATTAGCAGTTCGCCAATTTCGCCAACGGGTACCTCACTCACGCCATCGTCCAGGCTGACGATACGCATTTCCATATCCGGTAATGGTAAGCCGATGGAGCCTATACGATTCTCTTTGAAGATGGGGTTTACGTGGGTGGCTGTTGGCGCTTCGCTCATTCCAAAGCCTTCACGGACAGAGCTACCACTGATCCGCTCAAATTCTTCTTGCGTGACGGGCGGCAGGGGAGCCGAACCACTGATGCAGAAGCGTAATGAACTGAGGTCAACCTCGCCGGCTTTGGCTCTGGGATGATTATTAATGGCGTTATACAGAGCCGGTACGCCTGGGAAAAGTGTCGGCTTATAGTGTTCGATGCAATCAATCACGTCATCAATATCGCGGGCATTGGGCACAAGGATAATTTTGCTGCCGCTGTAGACGCTTAGGCTGACGACGACGACCAACCCATATACATGGAAGAAGGGAATGGCACCCAGGTAGATTTCTTCTTCACCGGGTACACCATAAACACCGACGATTTTGGAGAGCTGCAGCATATTCGCAACCAGCGCTTTATGCTGTGATACAGCCGCTTTTGAAACCCCGGTTGTGCCACCTGTGTATTGGAAAAGGGCTGTGTCTTCTGGCGTAACGGTCACATTGGAAGATTGCCCATCGTATTTCTTAAGCAAATCCTGGAACCATACATCGCCGGATTTGAGCGATTCTAGATAATGCCCGTCTTTCTTTTCCCGTGCGATCGTAAAGAGGATTTTTGCGATTGGCGGCAAATATTGTTTGACGTTGGCAACGATGACTTTCTTCAGCTTGGTTTGGGATTGGATTTCTTTGATTGTATTGTAAAAGAGCGATAGCGTGATCGCGAATTCAGCATCACAATCGTTAATTTGATAGGCCATCTTGCCAGGAGGATAGGTTGGGTTTGTGGCTGCGACCACACCACCGGCCTTGAAGATGGCGTAAAAGCTGATGACGAATGCGGCTGTATTGGGCATCACGATGGCAACGCGATCGCCTTTTTTAAGCCCCATATCAACCAACGCGGCTGCCATCGCATTGGAAGCACGTTCCAGCTCAGCATAGGTCATTTCGTTGGAAAGTCTCCCAAATAGAGGCACCTTCGCGTTCGTGACGAGGGCTGTCCTATTGGGGACGCGTTTTGCAGTCTCTGTTAAGAAGGTATGTAAAGGTTGATCTGGGTACGTCAGGGTGCTTGGAACACCATCATCGTAGTTATTGACCCAGGGTTTGTCAGCATAAGTAATCGCTCGTGCAGAGGTTACCATTGTAAGCTCCTAAATAATAATAACAAAATCACTTCAAAAAGTTTTAATGTCCAATGCATTATAGTTTAACAGTCATAAATAGGTCAAAAATAAGTCGAACATTGGTAATTTGTGTACGAACTACTTATTTTCGACCCATGTTAACCAATTAGATGGAATCTTCACGACTTTACCATCTCGATTGATGCAAATATGTTGAGTCGAGCCTGTGACGAAGACTTCGCCAGTTTCTTCATCAGCAAGCTCATAGGCGAAGGTTAATGTCCGGCTGCGTACTTGCTCCACCCAACAGCGGATGCGAATCCGTTGATCGTACCGAGCCGCTTTATGGTACTTCGCGTTGACTTGCGTCACGGCCATGAAAAAGCCACTGCGCTCAAAATCGGCATAGCTGCTGCCACGTTGGCGCATGTAATGGCTGCGGCCTTCTTCAAAATACACAATGTAAGAAGCATGGTGGACAATGCCCATTGCATCAGTCTCCGCATAGCGGACGTGGAACACTGTCTCGGCCACGAAAGGCGAGTCGGTCATAAGGTTTTATCCTGATTGAACCTTGTGATTTTGTTAGCGATGGCGTTCTTCTAGCTTGGCGCGGACATCATCCAGAGAAATGTTGATATCCGCCATGAGTACGAGTGTATGATAAAAGAGATCAGCGAGCTCGCCAATTTGTTCATCCCGGGATTGAGCTAATGCCGCAACGACGACCTCTGTGGCTTCTTCACCGACTTTCTGGGCGATTTTGGGACGGCCACTCTGGAATAGCGAGGCCGTATAACTGCCCTCGATGGGTTTTTCTTTACGTTCTGCGATGATCGCTTCCAGTCGATCAAGCATGTCGGTCATAACCGCTCCGGTTTCTGTGAAAATTCGTCCAATGTGCGGAAGAAGCAATGTTCATTACCTGTATGGCAGGCTGGGCCTTTTGGCTCGACCTGCAAGAGCAGGGTATCCGCATCGCAATCCACGCGTATCTCGACGACGCGCTGTGTATTGCCCGATGTTTCGCCCTTGTGCCACAATGTGGCGCGGCTCCGACTATAGAACACGGCTTCGCCAGTTTCCAGCGTCATTTGTAACGCTTCGCTGTTCATCCATGCCATCATCAACACTTGACCACTGTGAACGTTTTGCACAATGGCGGCAATCAGGCCATTTTCATTCCATTTCAAGCCCTGTATTGTGGCTTCATCAAGCATTGAGTGCCTCCCAGCCAGAAAGGCGAACACGCACACCTTGCTCATGCAAGTATTGTTTGAGGTCGCCAATGCGCAGTTCGTTATAGTGAAACAGGCTTGCGGCCAGCGCAGCATCGGCTCTGCCGATGGTCAATGCTTCTGTGAAATGCTCCCTTGCACCCGCACCGCCGGAAGCAATCACAGGGATAGAGACGGCGTCTGCGACGGTTTCCAGCATTTCCAGGTCATAGCCGATTTTGGTGCCATCTCGGTCCATGCTGGTGAGCATAATTTCACCAGCTCCCCTGTCTTCGACCTGTTTGGCCCAATCAACGGCTTCAAGCTCTGTTGGCACACGGCCCCCATTGATGTGGACGACCCAACGTCCATCAATGAACTTGGGATCAATGGCGACGACGATACACTGGCTGCCAAAGGCCCAGGCTCCCTGATTGATGAGATCCGGATTTTTGACTGCAGCACTGTTGATGCTGACTTTATCGGCCCCGGCGAGGAGTGTTTCTCGGATGTCTTGAATTGTGCGAATGCCACCCCCTACGCAGAAGGGGATGAAGATACTGTCGGCGACACGGCGGACCATATCAAGCCGGGTATTACGTGCTTCGTGTGAGGCGGTAATATCCAGGAAGACGAGCTCATCTGCGCCTTCACGATCGTAAACAATCGCTTGTTCAACCGGATCACCGGCATCGCGCAAGTTTACGAAGTTGACGCCTTTGACGACGCGCCCGTCTTTGACATCCAGGCAGGGGATAATGCGTTTGGCGAGCATGATTTACACCTCCTGTACGGCTTCAATCGCCTGAACCAGAGTGAATTGTTTGGTGTAGAGTGCCATCCCGATGACGGCACCTGCGATAGCTCCGCTGTTTGCAAGAGTGGTGAGTTCTTCCAGCGTGGCAACGCCACCCGATGCAATAACCTGCAAACCCGTTTCTTGTGCTAGCTCGATGGTTGCGTCTGTATTGGTACCCGTCAGCATGCCATCACGTGATACATCGGTAAACAGCGCGTGACGAACGCCTCGTCCGGCCATGGCCTGCCCAACTTCGATAGGGGTCAGGTCGCTGGTTTCCATCCAACCATGTGTGGTTACTTTGCCATCGCGGGCATCCAGGGCGACACAGATGCGCTCCGCACCATAGCGCGCGATGGCTTCCTCGACGGCTGCCGGATCTTTGAGGGCCAGAGTGCCAAGGACAACCCGGCTTGCACCTCGGTCGATGGCGTTGGCAATATCGTCTAATGAGCGCAGCCCACCGCCAAATTGGACATTCAGGCCAAGTTGGGCAGCTTGTTCCAGGATGGTGCCATTTTCATTGGCATCAGCGAAGGCCCCATCCAGATTGACCATATGCAGCCAAACCGCACCCTGATCTTGCCATATCTGGGCCGTTGCGATAGGGTCCTCACTGAAGACGGTTTGCTGGTTGGGGTCGCCTTCTTTCAGTCGGACGACTTTGCCCCCACGTAAATCAATTGCCGGGTAAATGATCATGCGTAAATTGCTCCGCTTTCTGGCTGCAAGGCCAGGAAGTTCTGTAAAATCTGTAGTCCGGTCTGTTGGCTCTTTTCTGGGTGGAATTGAACGCCATAGATATTGTCGCGTTGTACGCCAGCACAGAATTGAATGCCGTAATTGGCCTCAATGAGGATGTCGCTTTCATCAGCGGGGAGGCAGTAATAGCTATGCACGAAGTAAGCATAACTGGCTTCGGAAAGGTTTTCTAATAGGGCGGATTGTTGCGTATATTGGAGTTGATTCCAACCCATATGCGGGACCTTCAGGTCTTCGAATTCCGGGAATCGCTCAACACGCCCCGGTAACACACCAAGGCCCTCATGCGTGCCCATCTCGTTACTCGTTTCGAACAGGAATTGCATCCCCAGGCAAATACCCAGGTAGGGGATACCCTGTGCGAGAGCGTCTTTCAAGGGTTCGACAAGTTCCTGTGCACGAAGCTGCTGCATGCCTGCGCCGAAGGCGCCGACACCTGGCAATATGATCTTTTCCGCGCCGACCAGATGCTCTGGCTGCTGCACGAGTTGGATGTGCTCCGCTCCCAGGTGGTTCAGGGCATGGAGTACACTGCGTAAATTGCCTGCGCCATAATCGATCACTGCTAGCATCTGTTTTGCCTCCGTGTGGGTCTCATATCAGCAACGAAACAGCAGATCATATCTGGCCCAATCCGGGCCTAAAAGAAAAAACCTCGCATGGGCGAGGTCGATTCTTACCAGTTTGGAGAAACAAGACAAACTAAAAGCGAACCACCACAACCCATAATTGTGAATGTGAGTGTACATGATGGTGCGCGTGACGGTTTATCTGCTTCATAAAGCGCAGTATAGCAACTTAAGATAGGCTTTTCAACGTTTTGATCAAAATCGTGCTGAAATCTATCGCGCAGACGAATAGGGTGGCTAAAGATTACGCGTTGTGCGTAATCGGAAGAGACGATAACCTGCTTCGATCACAAAGGCGATCACAATCACACTGATTAATACGAGGCGTTGAGCAGGCTCCTGTGTCAATGTGTTCCAGATGAGTGCGATGAGGGCTAAGACGCAGGCCAGCACCCCTGTTGCTGCGATGATACGGCTGCTGTGGACCGCTGCTGATTTTTGAAGTTCGCCAGATTAACCATCGCAAAAATTGGTATAGCTCAGTCTGGCTGCACCATACAACGTCGAATTAATAGCAGAAAGTGTCGCTAAGACTGCAAATACGGCTAATGTAAAGTCGAATTGTCCCAGTGAGGAGCGTGCTGGCTGCGGGCTTGGCTTGTTCTGCCACCATCATTTCCAATCACAAGATGGATTTGTAAAACGATTCTCAAACAATGTGCTGAAATATTGTTTCTCGGTAGCATAACATGGTTTTTTGACCATTCGAAATGCGAGTTCAACGAGGAAAGTTGAATCTGTTGACGCTGAGATTTTACGAGGCGCGTTACAATCGTGGCACATGGTTTTATAGAAATTGAGGGATTTATGGCAAAAACGATTGCGTTGCTCACAGATTTTGGCGTGGAAGACGTCTATGTTGGTGTTATGAAGGGCGTTATGCAAAAGATATGCCCTGATGCTGCATTTATTGATATTACTCATGCTATCCCTGCGCAGGATGTACAGGGTGGTGCTTTTGCCTTAAGGGATAGCTACCACTATTTTCCAGAAGGAACAGTTTTCCTGGTCGTGGTGGACCCTGGCGTGGGCAGTACGCGCCGCCCAGTTGTCGTGAAGGCTGGCGATTATGGTTTTATCGCGCCGGATAACGGCGTACTCAGTTATGTGCTGGCAGATTTTGAGGCGTATCATGCAGCGGAGTTAGCCCACCATGCTTACCAATTGCCTGCGATGAGCAGCACTTTCCATGGGCGAGACGTGTTTGCGCCTGGGGCGGCGCATCTGGCGAATGGTGTGGCGCTGGCAGATTTTGGGCCGCTTATCGAAGACTTATTGACGTTGCCCCTCCCATTGCTGATGTTACAGCCCGGTCAAGTGGTGGGGGAGGTTATCCGTATCGATCATTTTGGCAATATCATTACCAGTATCGGGCGCTTGCTCTGGCAGGATGAACAGAATTTACTGCTGAGTCCTATGTCCTCTGAGATGGAAGCTATAACCATAGTGGCTATGTCTGCTGTTGTTGAGGTTGGTGAATTGCGGCTTAAGGGGATTCAACATGCGTATCATGAAGTGCCCGTTGGCGATTTATTGGTGCAGGTTGATAGCGTTGGTCAGTTAGAGATTGCGGTTAATCAGGGGAATGCGGCGAAACGACTTAATGTGAAGGTTGGTGATCACATCTCCGTCAAGCTAGGATAACTTAAAGGGGCATTTAAAAGGGCTGCATATTTGATATGCAGCCCGAATGCACTTAACTTGTGCCGTTGCCATTTGTACCGGATACAGCGACGGTTTCGCTGGTGCTGGTATTGCGAACGGCGGCTTCTGTGCCGACTTTATCATACTCCAGCAAAAGCGACTGATAACGTTCGCGGTAGAGCTGAGCGCGTTCGCGTTCCAGGCTCCACATGCGCTTGAGGCTGTCCTCAATGGGGGGAATATTCGCCTCGAGTGCTTCCATGCGAGAGACAAACTGCTCAAATTCCTTATCGTGGTTGCGCCATACTTCATCGCTGGAAAGGGTAAGCTGCTTCCAGCGTTTTTGATCATCGTCGCGCCAATCGTTCCATTCCTGGCGGAACCGCTCTTCGCTGAGACGCTGCATTTCCGCAACTTCATTGATACGGCGTTCCAGACGATCTCCGATGCGCTCAAAGTCA
The Phototrophicus methaneseepsis DNA segment above includes these coding regions:
- the hisH gene encoding imidazole glycerol phosphate synthase subunit HisH, yielding MLAVIDYGAGNLRSVLHALNHLGAEHIQLVQQPEHLVGAEKIILPGVGAFGAGMQQLRAQELVEPLKDALAQGIPYLGICLGMQFLFETSNEMGTHEGLGVLPGRVERFPEFEDLKVPHMGWNQLQYTQQSALLENLSEASYAYFVHSYYCLPADESDILIEANYGIQFCAGVQRDNIYGVQFHPEKSQQTGLQILQNFLALQPESGAIYA
- the hisF gene encoding imidazole glycerol phosphate synthase subunit HisF, translating into MLAKRIIPCLDVKDGRVVKGVNFVNLRDAGDPVEQAIVYDREGADELVFLDITASHEARNTRLDMVRRVADSIFIPFCVGGGIRTIQDIRETLLAGADKVSINSAAVKNPDLINQGAWAFGSQCIVVAIDPKFIDGRWVVHINGGRVPTELEAVDWAKQVEDRGAGEIMLTSMDRDGTKIGYDLEMLETVADAVSIPVIASGGAGAREHFTEALTIGRADAALAASLFHYNELRIGDLKQYLHEQGVRVRLSGWEALNA
- a CDS encoding SAM hydrolase/SAM-dependent halogenase family protein — encoded protein: MAKTIALLTDFGVEDVYVGVMKGVMQKICPDAAFIDITHAIPAQDVQGGAFALRDSYHYFPEGTVFLVVVDPGVGSTRRPVVVKAGDYGFIAPDNGVLSYVLADFEAYHAAELAHHAYQLPAMSSTFHGRDVFAPGAAHLANGVALADFGPLIEDLLTLPLPLLMLQPGQVVGEVIRIDHFGNIITSIGRLLWQDEQNLLLSPMSSEMEAITIVAMSAVVEVGELRLKGIQHAYHEVPVGDLLVQVDSVGQLEIAVNQGNAAKRLNVKVGDHISVKLG
- the hisA gene encoding 1-(5-phosphoribosyl)-5-[(5-phosphoribosylamino)methylideneamino]imidazole-4-carboxamide isomerase — protein: MIIYPAIDLRGGKVVRLKEGDPNQQTVFSEDPIATAQIWQDQGAVWLHMVNLDGAFADANENGTILEQAAQLGLNVQFGGGLRSLDDIANAIDRGASRVVLGTLALKDPAAVEEAIARYGAERICVALDARDGKVTTHGWMETSDLTPIEVGQAMAGRGVRHALFTDVSRDGMLTGTNTDATIELAQETGLQVIASGGVATLEELTTLANSGAIAGAVIGMALYTKQFTLVQAIEAVQEV
- a CDS encoding acyl-CoA thioesterase; its protein translation is MTDSPFVAETVFHVRYAETDAMGIVHHASYIVYFEEGRSHYMRQRGSSYADFERSGFFMAVTQVNAKYHKAARYDQRIRIRCWVEQVRSRTLTFAYELADEETGEVFVTGSTQHICINRDGKVVKIPSNWLTWVENK
- the hisI gene encoding phosphoribosyl-AMP cyclohydrolase, with amino-acid sequence MLDEATIQGLKWNENGLIAAIVQNVHSGQVLMMAWMNSEALQMTLETGEAVFYSRSRATLWHKGETSGNTQRVVEIRVDCDADTLLLQVEPKGPACHTGNEHCFFRTLDEFSQKPERL
- the hisE gene encoding phosphoribosyl-ATP diphosphatase encodes the protein MTDMLDRLEAIIAERKEKPIEGSYTASLFQSGRPKIAQKVGEEATEVVVAALAQSRDEQIGELADLFYHTLVLMADINISLDDVRAKLEERHR
- a CDS encoding AMP-binding protein, encoding MVTSARAITYADKPWVNNYDDGVPSTLTYPDQPLHTFLTETAKRVPNRTALVTNAKVPLFGRLSNEMTYAELERASNAMAAALVDMGLKKGDRVAIVMPNTAAFVISFYAIFKAGGVVAATNPTYPPGKMAYQINDCDAEFAITLSLFYNTIKEIQSQTKLKKVIVANVKQYLPPIAKILFTIAREKKDGHYLESLKSGDVWFQDLLKKYDGQSSNVTVTPEDTALFQYTGGTTGVSKAAVSQHKALVANMLQLSKIVGVYGVPGEEEIYLGAIPFFHVYGLVVVVSLSVYSGSKIILVPNARDIDDVIDCIEHYKPTLFPGVPALYNAINNHPRAKAGEVDLSSLRFCISGSAPLPPVTQEEFERISGSSVREGFGMSEAPTATHVNPIFKENRIGSIGLPLPDMEMRIVSLDDGVSEVPVGEIGELLMYGPNLMTGYHRMPTETSNALREKDGKRWLYTGDIARMDEDGYFYIVDRKKDMALIGGFNVYPNAVEQAIKEHPDVIEVGVAAIPHPQKRGQEALKAWIVKSPDSDLTEQDMIAFLENKLAQYEIPRRISFIDELPKSTVGKTLRRELIRMEEMDSQ